The segment CCCCTGCAAACCTTACAAAAGCTGTGAGGGAAACTCAttcttcaagaagaaatttcagaacaaatttaatttctttgaagtCACTTTGGGAAGAAACCAGCTTACTGCCAGCATCATGCAGTGGGTGACAGGAAGCAAGCAGCAACTTCTCCTCTTGGAGGTTTCACACATGCTAATTCATCCAGTCACAGAATTACCCCCGGCAGGAGTCTGTTTGCATGACAAAACCACATTTCAACACaattagcagcagcagctcccatgaGATCCAGGAATCCATGAGCAAGGACTGAACTGCATCCCTGAAGCTGACAGGAACTGTTCCAGTCTGCAAACCCCACTCACGAAAGCCAGGCTTCTTGGGATGGAACTGGGTCTTACCCTGGGATGTCTGGTCTTACCCTGAGGACCACCAGGTCCTCGGGCCAGCAGGCAACCACTGTCCTGTGTCCCATCCTGATGATTCCACCATCACCACACACCAGAAGGAAACTTAATCACAACCTTTACCAGAATTTGTTACAAGGAACTTCTGGCTTTTACCACAATCCAGAGCCCAAACGAACACAGATTCCAGGAAGATGATTTCACTCATCTGGTTCATGATACAACCCTGGATCTTCCCAAGGTTTCCAAACGTCCTTACAAGGAAACCAGTTCATAGTGGTGTTTCCTGGAAAATCCAGGAGTTTGTCACTGACTATTCACAAACACCAAAATCTGAGTCAGTCactgcaggaattcctgggatggTGGGTTTTAAGAGATTATGTGGTCTGGGCTCAGCCAGAATACTCAGAAGTGACAGAGAtcaccagcacaggctgttaAAAACAATGTAAATATCCACCAAAAGGTgcagaaaaaattaaagcagaacaGCAACACAAGAAATGCCACTTTTCAGGCACATTCTCATAAGTCTCTACAGAACCTGAGCATAACCTTTATACACCTTTGCTCAGCTCAAGCCTCACAGACCACACACAGAGAGCAGATTCCCACTGTTCCATCTCTGCAAGAGAGCGCGGCACACAGAGCTACAGGAATTCAAACTGGATCCAAAAACACAGGGTTCTAAAACCCGCCAGATCTCAGCCCACAGAGCAGTGGCACAGTTGGGCTCTAACCCAGCCCTGCAGGTCACAAACAACATCCTCTGGAATTATTCCCAGGGAGGAAGCAGTGGcaaattttatgtattttacaaTAACAATCAACAGAGATGAATACTGTCCTCATTATCTCACTGGCCAGCACAATTACACTTCCAGAAGCCAGACCAACGGTCAAGCAGACACTTTCCAGAAACACGATTCCCAGAAAGCCATTTCCTAGCAAGGACTCTTGGAATTGTGAGTCCAACTGCACCTGCCTGCCTGGAGCCAGGGGCAGTTCcgagagcagctctgaaggcaGTGATGGGTTGAGCTTGGAGCAACTGGGCTCTGACTGGAACATCTGGAGGAATCACCCTGCAGCACCAGTACTATCTGGTTGGATTCAGATTAATTCTGTATAGGTCAATTTATCCCCACTAATTGCATCCTCCAGATTTTTCACTCCCTAAGTAATTTACCGTGTGTCAACATTGTTCGATCTTTCAACCCAATACTGAAAATTACACTTTATTTAGTGTTGAGAACCTATGGCTTTTAGAATTATCAAATAAATCCATATTTTGCTCCAGCCACAGAGACACTGGCACAGCAatcagctcccagagcagcagcttctaCCCAGCAGTGACTGACATCAGCTCAGTGATAATCCAGGTACAACCAATCCTTGCAACCACGCACACACAACTACCAGAAACCATGTAACATTATGAAGAAATCATCAAAATTCCACACTATGACAAACCAGGttaaagaggaagagaaaatgaactAGGGGGGAGCCCTTTCCACGTACTCCACATCACTGAGTTAActagaaagagaaaacagaatcaAAAGGAACCACTTCAGACCCCTTCTGAACAAAAAGCTGGCCCTAAATAGAAATATCGGATTTTTTTCGGTgtgttctatttttaaaaatgtaggtTTGATACAGAAACTCACAATGGAGCTGAAACTCTTATTCACTGTAAAACCTCATCTTCACAGCCAGAGGTGAAGTGAAACAGCGGGACACAGCGCTGTCCTTTCACTTGCACACACATCAGCACACGGGGGAATCTACAGGGCTGCTCTTTGAACTCAGTGACTGCTTTCCAGGGCTCAGCCTAATTTATCTGCCCCCAAAACACTAATGAGACCAAAAGAGAAGCGTGGAAAGAATTTCCTTGGTGTGAACAAGAACACAGAGCAGACCGATGATGCTGCAGGAGTGCAGTGAGAGCCGCTGGCTGGTCACTGCCGCCGGGCACAGCGTGTCCTGCCCCTCAGGTCTCTCTGCCCGGCACAGAGGGGACTGGCACCACTTTCGACCCCATCCCGCGGGTGGATCTGGCCCGGGTGGGCTGTGCAAAACGCCCAAACCCGCCCCGAGGGCTGAGCTGCACCTGCGACAGCCGAGGGGCGCCTGGCCCTGGGGAAAAAGAGATGTCGGCCAGCGGCTGGTGACAGTGCGGAGAAAGAAATGGGAACTGAAGGGGAAATAACGCTTGGCTGTTGTCCTGAGGGCCACGGAACAGTGGGGCGAGCTAAAGGGGACTGCGAGAGCAGAACCGAACCCGACTCCGACCCCGGCCTGGGGGTACCGGGCCGCCCCTTTACCCATATGCGGCTTTTCCAAGGAAAGGGGAAGCGGCGAGCGGGGAATGCCCCGGTAACGCGACACCGACTGCGGGGCCGGCCGAGGGCTCCCGCTGCCTCGCAACCCCGGGAGAGCCGGCGGGGTCCCGGCCGGTCCTTACCTGCGGGAGCGGCGGTCGCGGCCGCGGGAGAGGCGGTCGGAGAGGCGGCCGAGCAGCGCGGCCAGGCCGAGGCGGCCCTGAGGCAGCCAGGCCGAGAGCCGCCGCCACAgcgccgcgccgcccgccgccaTCGCCCGCGCCTTCCGCTTCCGCGCTGCCATGGCGACCCCGCCTTCCGCTTCCGCTTCCCCTTCCgcagcgcccgccccgcccgggcTCGGCCTGCCCGCCGTTCAGCCCGGCCTGCGAGCGCGGCGTCCGCGGAGGGCCGGGAAGGGTCCGGGAGGAGCTCAGGAAGGGCTCGTTGTCCGGCGGGGCCCGGGCGGGGCTCCCCTGGTCCCGCACACGTGGTACGGGCTCACTCATAGCCAGATCGCCTGCTCGGCaatgtccccccccccccgtgtcTCTTGTCGCCCCGGGGCGAGTCCCGGCGAGGCCGAACGGCTCCGAAGGGACGTACACGGCTCTTGCCCGCGGCGGAACCGGCGTTCGCCGCCCCGCCGTGCGAGGAGGAGTCCGGGCACCGCGGGTCCCCCCGCCAGGTCCCGGCACGGGCAGCCGGTCCCGCCGGGGAGCCCGGAGCCGCGTGGTGCCCGTCCCATCCCTCCCCCGCTATCCCCTGCCCGCCCCGGCAGCGCTCCGGGGCTCGTTTGCATTTCAGAGCAGCCGGTTCGCCGGCGCAGATTCCCAGAACTGCCGCACTGGGTTGGTCTCTGCCGGGCAGCGGCCGCTCCTCCGGGGCAAATTAAACCGTTTAAAATAAACCCACGGACAGAGCTCGGGTTGTGTGCGAGCTCGGAACCAACAATTGCCAAACGGATGGGGAGGGGAGCTCCGGCGCCGCTCCTCCCGCCGGGCACAGTCCCCGGCGGGGCGGAGGGTGAGGAACCCCCTCGGAGCGGCCACGGGCTGGGTCCACGGCCCCGCAGTCCGGCCAAACACCAACCGCACGGAGCGTCCCGGGGCTCCCCTCCCCATCCGTTCGCGGGGATCGAACAGCTGCGCAGCCGGGAGCCCCCGCGCACCCCGGGTGCGGATTCCCCCTTGTCTCCAGACCGAGGGTACCCCGCGGGTGCCCCAGGAGGCACGGCCGAGGCTGACGGAAGCCCGCTCCAGTGTACCCCCATGACCCGAGCCCAAACTCCCGGTCAGGGCGGGCCCCGGCCCGGCTGCCCCAGTACAGGCGGGGGACGGTAAAGGCCCCCGGGGGGGCCGGACCGGGGCTCTCCGTTTCTCTGCAAGCCGAGGGGCGggggcagccctgcccagaacgGGCTGAtcggggccggggccggtgGGGCCAGGCCGGGGGCCCGGGGctggctgagcaggagctggcGGGGCGCCGGGGgccgggcgggccgggccgggccgggcggggcgcgGGCGGTGCCGCCGCGTTACAAGAAGCCGCGCAGTTCCAGGAACCCGAGGGCGGGCGTTGCGCCTGCTATAAGAGACCGCCCCGAGCCGCCTCGGCAGCTTCGCCGCCGCGCACCGGCCTCGCTCCGCTGCCAGGACCGGCTCCTGCGCCCCAGGTACGGCAGCGGGACGGAGTCCCGGAGAGGACGGGGGGACAGCCGGGAATGCCGGGACCTTCGGGGAGGGCGATCGCGGAGGACCGGGGATACCGGTGCTGTCTAGGGAAGGGCATCGCCGGGGTTGTTGGTGCCTCAGCGGGGCGATAAGCGGTGGCGTGCGGTAACGATGTGTCCCTTGGAGTGAGAGAGCAAGAGGGCATCAGATGCGGTgctcctggagaggggagagagcGGGAGGCAGAAGGTGTGCCAGTGCTCCCGGGGAGGAAGAGCCGGGGACTGGGGTACCGGTGCCTCGGGAGGACGGTAGCCGGGAACGGGGGCTGCCGGTTCCCCCGGGAAGGCGCAGCCAGGGATGGGTCCTGCAGGTTCACAGGAAgagagagctgggcagggagggctgccggtttttctgggaaatgagagctggggaaggggattGCCGAGGACCGGGAGCGCTGTTGCTGCGGGAGGATAACAGCGAGGGATCGGGGGTTCCCGGGAAGGGAGAGTCGGGGAGCGGAGTGCCGGGGCTCACCGCTCTCTGTGCCGTAGGTGATGGTGTAGCAgcggctgctgctggcagcagcatccagagcaCACGAAGCTGGCTCCCTGCGCCATGGTCACCCACAGCAAGTTCCCCGCCGCCGGGATGAGCCGCCCCCTCGACACCAGCCTGCGCCTCAAGACGTTCAGCTCCAAGAGCGAGTACCAGCTGGTGGTGAACACCGTACGCAAGCTGCAGGAGAGCGGCTTCTACTGGAGCACGGTGACAGGTGGTGAGGCCAACCTGCTGCTGAGCACCGAGCCGGCTGGCACCTTCCTCATCAGGGACAGCTCGGACCAGAGGCACTTCTTCACCCTCAGCGTCAAGACGGAGTCGGGCACCAAGAACCTGCGCATCCAGTGCGAGGGCGGCAGCTTCGCCCTGCAGAGTGATCCTCACAGCAGCCAGCCCGTGCCCCGCTTTGACTGCGTGCTCAAGCTGGTCCATCACTACATGCCACCCACACCCTGCACCGTCCCTGAGCAGCCGGGGGGGGCCCTGCACCCCAAGCGCACCTACTACATCTACTCAGGCGGTGAGAAGATCCCCCTGGTGCTGAGCCGCCCGCTCTCCTCCAGTGTCTCCAccctgcagcacctctgccGCAAGACTGTCAACGGGCACCTGGACTCCTATGAGAAGATGACTCAGCTGCCGGCCCCCATCAAGGAGTTCCTGGACCAGTACGATGCCCCTCTCTAAGGGGCCGGCAGAGCAAGGTCACATGCTACAAGCACAAGAATAGGGGACAGGCACAATGCCCCACCGgcacaggagctggcagggcatGCTGACCCTCTCCacctgggaaggagagagggggAACTGGGGCAAGCTGCCATGGGCTTAGGGCTGTGGCCAGCATAGCTGAGCACCCTTGGTGCTGGGGGAACTCCTCAAGCAAGCGTGACACCTCCTGTCCATGGGGAAGGAGATGGCTCCAACCAGACTGTGGATGTTACAGTGAATCCACTGGCAGAACCCCTGTGGGCTTGGGCAGCCAGGACAGCTCCCACAGCACGGGGGAATGTGTGCCTCGCCATCCCCATCCTGGGGGTGTCTTGGCCAAAGCCCCTTCCACCCTCAGAAATTGAAAGCACTGGAGCCCAGGAGTGCCTGATCACTTTTCCTCAGTTTTAAGTGGAAGGTGGTTTTTGCCCATAGTGTACCTCTTGCTGCCTCCTTGTGGGTGAAAGCTCCTTTCACACCAAGCCCCAGACTAAGAGGTCGATGCCTTTGCCCCACGTTGCTGTTTTCCGAGGGACTAAGCCTTTATATCCTCCCTGCCCCGCGGTCGGGGTTGGTGCACGCCAGTGGGTGACACTGCGCAATGACGGTCCTGCTGATGTGCTGTGAAGCTGGAGGGGAAGCGTCGCGTCCCGGTGCTGCTGAGTCCCACACAGCCGCATCTGCCAGGATCACCCGAGGACGCTGGGCCCTTCTTCCCTGCAGTCACACCCCACCTCTGCCCAGCCATCCCACAgaccccagctgtgctgctctgtagGACACCGATTCCCGCAGGAATGCAGCAGGACGATCCCCTGGAGTGTGTCATCTCGTGAGTGCTTTTCTGCgtctgcccagagaagtggttgggttttctggcttttttttaatttttattcttatttttttaaccgAAGGGATGTTTACAGACCAACGTGAATCACTGTCTTTTATAAAGATTCCATCTTCACCTCCAGCCTTGAGGGCTGAGCAAAACAATGCTTGAAAAttcaaccaaaaccaaactcagATGAAACTTTgcacatatttatatttatattcagaaagaaaacgTTTCCATAATTTATAATAAAGAGCactattttttaatgaaaaacatcaGATCTGGTTTGATTTCTCCCTTGCACCCCTGAGGCTGCTTGGCCCCGGCACAATGCTGGGATGTGTTTACACCACGTAAGCGCCGTTTCCTGGAGCCGCTGTCCCTGCCGGGTGATCCCGCCGCGGTGACTCAGCCCGGCTGCGTAAGCTCTGCCCCACACTCAGGTATGTCTGAGCCCTGGACGTGCTCTGCCAGCCAAGCCACGAGGATGGGATCTGCTCCCGGCTCGCGTACATGGTGCAACCGCGGGACAGCAGACACGACCCTGGGCACGGGAGGGGCCGAGCTGGTGGCCAAGGCTGGCCGGCGGCACAGCTCCAGTGCGGTGCTCGTGAAGGGCCAAGTGGGTcctgccttccccagccctgtttTGGCACATGCCACggtgaggagctgcaggaacagggcaCTGAGAGGCACGGGTAGGAAAGGGTCTGCAGGTGCTCCCTCTGGGAGTGTGGTGAGCTCAGGGTAGGGGGTGCCAAGGTACAGCTCACCCCCACAGCACAGAGAGTAAAGCTCTGTCCTGTGCAGAACCCCAGCCAGGCACAGATGCCCGAGGGAGAGGATTCAATTCTCTCCTGGGGATGTCCTTGCCCACAGAAGCTCCTGTTCCCTTGCTGCTAGGGGCATGAGGTAGGCACGGGGATAAACTTGCAGCTCCATCTGGCTGGTGTGCAGTGCAGTGCCTGGCTGAAGAGCTGAAATCCAGGGATGTGGGTGATCCCCTGGGAGCAGGTCAGCCCCCCCCAGAACTCCCCCAGATCCCCTGTCTCTGAAgagcaggctgtgcccaggtgctTTGTGCCCAGGTCCCAGTCTACATCTCCACACTGTAGGCATTATGCCTGGCATCTTGAGCAGTGCTCCTACTCCCCCTGGGGAACCCCAGCTGCTGAGAAAAGGATTTCCTTAGGAATCAGCCCGGACCAGAGGGATGGTGAGCATGCTGGCCCAGGCTGCGGCCATGGCACCGTCCCAGGGACTATTTCGGGGCTGTGGCACGCGTGCTGCCAGGAAGTGCCATGGCCTGCCCAGGCACCCGCTGCAGCTATGCAAGGAATGTCCATGCACACGGGTGGCCgcctgccaggccctgccgaGGCACATCCCTGAGTTTAGGGCTCCCAGTAGCACCGGTGACTCCTGGCCCCGTGCCAGCGATGGGGTGGGAGCAGTGGTGCAGGCACAGCAGACCccagctggcaggagcatcACCACTCCCCCGGGCAGGATGAGGTGAATCAGGGGATGAAAAACAGGGCCTGGGGGTTTATGAGCACACCCAGCCCTCCTGGCAGAGCAAGGGGTTCACAGCACCCCATGGTGGGGCAGGGTGGGAAGCTGTCCCCAGGGATGGCAGCCAGACTGCCCACAGTGACCCTGCCCAAGTCCCCCCAGCCAGACCCCAGCCTTCCCATCTCTgtgggaacagccccagcttctTCACTTCCCAGAAGGGCCCTGGCATTGCTGACCAAGGGCCTCTTCCCTCGCGGTGCTGCAACCCGTGGCTGAATCAAGAATCCGGGAAGCTCCGCCAGCTCCACGGGTTTCTTGGAATAACGCCAAGCTCGCAGCAGCAGTGACGCGGCGGCCAGTGGGCAAATCCCTGCTGAAGGTTTCACAAAcctctgctccagagcagctgagcGGACTTGGCCCTGCATTTCGTAAGCACTCTATCAAGCATGTCTCACAGCCAGGTCCCCTCTGCCCTTCACCAGCAGCTGAGCTCCCCTGGGAGGGTTCCTGGACTGAGAAGATGTTATCAGGATGACCAGACCCTGTCACCGAGCGATGGGGCCAGGAGACAGACAGCAGACAGGAATCTCCACAGGGCTCcagaagcagggctgggacactGGGGTCCTGCAGCTCTCCACACCCCAGATCTCCCGGGGCTGGGcaccaagcagcagcagcagaacccagTGCAGCTGTAAGTGCATGCCCCCGGTGCCATCAGCTCCTCCATGCTGTGATGGTGGCCAtgcagagcagggtgggagcaCCAGGCCAAGTGAGAGTCTGACAAGGTGCTGGGCACAGAATAGTGGTCATCAGGGACAgactgctgccccacagcccctACAACCCCCTGTCCCTCAGCCTGGCCTCCCCATGGGGCGCAGCACAGCCACCAATGCTTCCCatcacactgctggctcattaCTGGCGCAAGAAGGAAGTGTCCACTGGGATGGTGAACCTGAGCCCTGTGGGGTCAGAGGTGCAGGAAACCTGTTCTGGTGTGTaccaggctctgcagagccaaAACAGGAAACCACCGCAGCCGGAGATTTCTGTGGGCAGCGGCAGAGCGGTGGGGGCTCAGCTGTGGCTACACCAACCATGCAGAAAATCCAACTGGCCACATGGAAGCAGGACAGAGCCACGAAGGCTCCCCAGCCCCACGCGGGACCCCGAGGAAGGCAGCAGTGGACACAGCACCGCAGTCCcaggacagcacagccaggcttgCCGTGAACACCCCGACCTCGCGGCACTCCCCTCACGCacttcttcctgcttttctctgctgcGCCAGGACATTCCCACATCTACCACCCCGTTTCCCAGTAGAATGCAGGAaagggctgtgcagcagctggggacTTACTGTAAATGGCACCACCTGCTCCTTACGTGGCAATTCCTCTGCAGGCCAGGGCCACGGGGACACTTGGGAACGGGGACTGGGACATCTGCTCCCGGGGAGCTGCCAGGAAGCACAAGCACgagctctgcagcagagcccagggctggcagtggtGGTCCCAGCTGCAGGCCCAGGACAAAAGACAGCTCCttgggcaggaggaagagcagggctGCATCTCTTatgtccccagagcccctcatTTTGGGCCTCTGCACTCAAAGTCCTTGTCCTggtggcagctcagctgctggtgACCTGAAGCAGAGCCTTGGTGGCTGGGAGAGCCATGGGGGCTGGCTTGGCCCTAGCTCTCCCTGGGCCAGGCAGGGAGCGgggggtggcagcaggacccCATGCCCAGGCCAGGAAGTATTTCAGGAtgcagctgagcccagcaggcTGTGTACATCCCCATGGAAACCCTACTTTGttgctgcttccccagccaGACCAGGCCACCTCCAGGGAGCCAGCAGCTGTGGATTCCTCACTCCTTCCATCAGCAGCTCCGCAAGCTGCTCTGCCCCGGCCCCCGGccccagctctctgctccctggcacAAACCCAGGCCCAGAGCGGCGCTGCTCTTGCACCTGCCCTTGCAGGGAGTAGTGATGTGCCAAGCACTGCCTGTGGTCACTCCTGGGCACATGGCAAATCACAGGAGGTCCCCATGGGTGCTCTGGCAGCAAGCTGCCAGCTGCCCGGGGTTTGcttgcccagcacagcagctcagagTCCTCAGATGACCCTGGCAGAGCAGCCATGGGGAGGTGCCAAACCCTAGCCCTGGAGCATCCCTTAGCCTCATATCAGTCCTGGCCTCGACCACAGCACAGGAGccagcagtggcagagccacaCATGGCTTGGGATGGAGCTCTTGGATGTGGGACTCTGTGTCTGCAatccagctctgccctccttGCCTGCCCCCTCCTCACCAGTACACAATACTGGGGGATCTGAAGGTCCCCACCAGCCTGGtgggctctgcccaccccaTGGCTCTGGTGGCCATCAGCAGAAAGCAATTCCAGCCACACCAGTTGGGCAAGGATGATGGGTGCAGTGGTGCCCCTTGGGCGACGATGGGATGTgtggctggcacagggcacagctggagcagacGCTCCCCAGAAGGACCCAGGGGCCCTGTCTCAGCATTTAGCGAGTGGGAATGGGAGCGCTTTACTGTAATTCCAGTAATTACATTGTTCATCCTTGGCAGCCGACACCAATTGGTGTCCAGCGCCATGGGATCACGATAAGCCACCTGGCAATGAGGCTTGGCAACCcgctgtgctgctgggcagccagccaaggcagggcagggaagggctgcGGAGCAAGGTGTGAGGTACGGTAAGGGCCCGCCCCGGGGTTCCCGTCACTGCAGCGCAGGTGGCGGCCAGGGGGGCCCCGGGGCCTGGGGTTGACTGCTGAGCCCACACAGCTGGGGATCCCCAGCCCACTGAGGTCCTGGCAGGATTCTAGCAGCCACCCATCAGTGTGgcatccccagagcccaccaGGCCGGCTGGGCactgagctggagctgccagcagcaggatgttCCAGCCACATGCGCACTGGGGGTTTGGGGCAGCAAGGTGCCAGCAGGCTGGAGGGGAATTCCCACCTGCCAGGtacaggaggggacaggggaaggggaggaggctGCTTGTCACCCCCCAGGCCCTGGTGTCCCACCCTGCCAGCACTACTGCAGCTTCCAGGCAGGCACTGCCCCTGGCTCTTTCCTGCCATCACCCACCCACCCTGGCTCAGCTGTGGCATCCCCTGGTGGTCTTCACTGGTGCTGGGGCCAGTCAGGAGCAGGGACAATTGGCACCCCAGGGACAGAGTGGGAGCCCTGCTGAGT is part of the Cinclus cinclus chromosome 20, bCinCin1.1, whole genome shotgun sequence genome and harbors:
- the LOC134052021 gene encoding collagen alpha-1(I) chain-like, producing MATPPSASASPSAAPAPPGLGLPAVQPGLRARRPRRAGKGPGGAQEGLVVRRGPGGAPLVPHTWYGLTHSQIACSAMSPPPRVSCRPGASPGEAERLRRDVHGSCPRRNRRSPPRRARRSPGTAGPPARSRHGQPVPPGSPEPRGARPIPPPLSPARPGSAPGLVCISEQPVRRRRFPELPHWVGLCRAAAAPPGQIKPFKINPRTELGLCASSEPTIAKRMGRGAPAPLLPPGTVPGGAEGEEPPRSGHGLGPRPRSPAKHQPHGASRGSPPHPFAGIEQLRSREPPRTPGADSPLSPDRGYPAGAPGGTAEADGSPLQCTPMTRAQTPAEGRGQPCPERADRGRGRWGQAGGPGLAEQELAGRRGPGGPGRAGRGAGGAAALQEAAQFQEPEGGRCACYKRPPRAASAASPPRTGLAPLPGPAPAPQVRQRDGVPERTGGQPGMPGPSGRAIAEDRGYRCCLGKGIAGVVGASAGR
- the SOCS3 gene encoding suppressor of cytokine signaling 3 translates to MVTHSKFPAAGMSRPLDTSLRLKTFSSKSEYQLVVNTVRKLQESGFYWSTVTGGEANLLLSTEPAGTFLIRDSSDQRHFFTLSVKTESGTKNLRIQCEGGSFALQSDPHSSQPVPRFDCVLKLVHHYMPPTPCTVPEQPGGALHPKRTYYIYSGGEKIPLVLSRPLSSSVSTLQHLCRKTVNGHLDSYEKMTQLPAPIKEFLDQYDAPL